GTGACGCTGAATGCGGTGCCGCGCACGGAGGCGGTCACCGTCTGGGCTTTGACCGTGAAGGAGCGGTCCTTCACGAGGCCCTGAAGCCTGGCCAGCACCGTTCCGGAACGAAGGGACAGCGCGAGGTCGGGGTCGCTCAGCAGGGATTCTACGGACAACTCGCTTCGCGGCTGCAGGCGCACCATGATGGTATCGCCTATCTGAACTATCGCCGCTGCATCTTCACCGGTTTTGATTCGGTCTCCTTTTTCCAGGAAGTCCCGCGTTTTCAGGGGCGCCGTCGTTCCATCCGCGCCGCTGCGCGTTACCTCGCCCAAGGCGAAGATGACCACGCCGCTATCCGGGTGCGAGGGAGCGATGAGCGGTCGCGATACGGTTAACAGCCCCGCGAAGAGGACGCAGAACACCATGGCCACCATGGCGGATGCGGCGATCCTTCCCTGCCGGAAGGTGGGGGCTAATCCCATGCCGCGTATCGCCCGGTACAGGGGCAGGGCCGCGCGGACACCCATAGAGAGCTCCCCGCTCTGCTGTAAAATGTGCCTGAGGGTTTTGCGTTTGTCGCGCACCATGCGGGCGCGTACATCTGCCGGCACCGGCCGGCGCAGGCGGTACTTTTCCAAAAGTTGGAGGAATAACCCGGAGCCGTTCATAGCAGGTCCTCCAGGTTGGTGATTCCCCGCGCGCGGAAATGTTCCGTAAGGCGACGTACTGCCAGTCCAAAGCGGTACTTGGCCTGTCGCTCGGACATGCCCAGTTGCGCGCCCGCCTCGCGGTAGGTGAAGTCATAGCTCGCCACGAGTTCGAAGAGGACGCGATCGTTTTCGTCAATGAAGTTGGCTTCGCTTTCCAGGGCTTCCTTTATCATGAGCCTGGTGTCCCGGAAACCGTTTACAAAGACCACTCCCAGGTCGTCCATTTCCCCCTCGGTGAGGTCCGGCTTTTTTTTCTTCATCATGTCGAATACCACGTTTCTCAACGTGCCATAAAGCCAGGTGCGCGGCTCCCGGACCTCACTTGACTTGCCGTGAAACCGGATGAATACCTCCTGGGCGGCGTCCATGGCGTCATCCGCGTTGCCCAGCTTGGCATAGGCGGTGCTGTAAATGAGCCCATAGTACCGCTCGTAGACGTCGACGAAGAGGTCTCTCCCTTCAGCGATGCCGGGCATGGCCTTCTCCAGATAAGTAGATTGAGGGGGTTTTTAGGGACAATATTTTTTTCCTGATTGCGCTTTTTGGCGGCGCATTGTTACAACATACAACGTTCTCGATTTATCAGGGCGTAAGAAAAAATCAATCATTAAAATATTCTTTGTCCCTTTAATTATTCTTGTTCAACTTATGGTAGTCGGGTTCACTATTTCACAGGGCCCTGATTATTTCATGCATTGAAGAGGTGTTGCCATGAAGAGAAGTATATGCGCACTGTCGGGAATTCTTGCCCTTACACTTGCGATATCGTGCGCGAGGGAAGGAGCGGTTACCCCTGTAGTAGTGCTCGCCGTGGGAGACGTCCAGGTGAAAGCCTTGGAGGGAGAGTATACTCCGGCTAAAGTATCGCGAGTAATTGTGAAAGGGGACGTAATAAAAACGGGGCCGCTGTCGCACGTTACCATCCAGATGGGCGAACGCGGGATCGTGCAGGTCCTGCCGAACAGCAGCATTGAGGCGGTCACACTTTTTGAATCCGGGGAAAGCGAGCTGAACCTTTTCCACGGCACGGTGCTTTCAAGGATCGACAAGCTTGGCAAATCGGAGGATTTCCGGGTGAAGACCCCCACCGCCATCGCCGCGGTGCGCGGAACGATCTTCAGCGTCTCGTATGATCGCGGGACGGGAACCGTAGGCGTGTCCAGGGGTAGGGTAGAGGTGACCGAAACCGTCTCCGGGAAGGCCGGGGAGGTGACACAGGGGAAAGCCGTTGATGTAAAAGCCGGAATCACGGCGCGCGGCCTCACAAAAACGGAATCACTCGTGTTGAGCAAGGCCGAGGCGGTAAACTATATCGAGGGGATTCGGACAATGGCGCCGGGAGCGCTGGAGGAGAAGGGCAAATCATTCCTGCCTGCGCTCGAGAAGATAGACGAGGAAATCAAGGATCCTCCCCCCGCGACCATGGAGGAGATAAAGGCAAAATACGGTCGCATAGACGTGGTGACCCTTTACTCCGGGAAGGTATACCGGGGCGCCATCATAAGCCGCGGCGCCATTCTTAGAATACGCACGACCGAGGGGACGGTGGAGGTGCCGAACGAGAAGGTGAAGAGCACGGTAACGCAGTGACGGGTTGATTGAGACGATAGCCAAGATCAATTACAGAATTTTTAAATATACGGGGATCCTGTACTTGAGACGACGCGGAGGATTCTAGGTGTACGCGTCCTTTCGGTGGCGCACATGCATCACCGTGACGACACGGGCATCATCGTCGATCTGATATATGACGCGATAGTCCCCGATACGAATTCGGTACGAAGATATGGTGTCCACCAGCTTACGGGAACCCTGTGGACGCGGATCGCCGCCTAGCAGTTCAATTTATTCGAGAATACGGCGGTAGTGTTGACGGTCGATGTGCTTGAAGTCCTTCTCGACCGCAGAAGAGACTATAATCTCGTACATGTAACTATTTAATACGCTTTTTCAATTCTGCAAGCGAAATGGTGCCGGCGTCCCGACGCTCCGCGATCACTGCGAGGTCGTGGATGTCTTCCAGAAGCTCATGGTATTCATCGATGGGTAGAATCACTGCGCTCTTTTCGCCATTCTTGTCGATGATATATTGTTCATGGCGTGTCTGCATATAGTTTCCTTTCCTGTATTGTAATAATATACTCACTGATCCTCTTCCGCATCAACTCTTTTTCTACTTCAGCCCTCCTACCTCCAGGGATGACAGCGATGCGCCTCTACAAGGAAATCCACGACGAGGAACTGAGCCGCCTTAAAGGGATGGTAGATTGACACTCGTCGATCACTTGGTCCACCACGACTCAACCTGTTCCCTTAACGACCTGAAAAGCGCTTTCGCTTTTTCCAACAGGTAAAACCCTTCATCCTGTTTCCCGTCCACCGATCGAGGCTCGATAACGGGAATTTCCCGCACGGTGTTTTTCGACGGGCACGCCGGGCAGTCTTCGGTAAATTGAATTTCCTTCCCATGATACTCGACCGGGTAGCGCAGGTCTCCCGTGTACCTGCCAATCATTCCCTGGTATTCACTCTGCGGGTAGAAATACGCGATTTTCGAAAAATAATACCGTGAGGTCTCCTGCGCGCCGATAAGGCCGAATCCCTGCGCGATCCGCCAGAGGAGCATGTCTGCATCGGGCGCGGTGACGGTCATGGACAGGGCGGCCTGGAGCATCTTGAGCCCCTCACGGGCCGTGTAGTAATAGGAGGCGAGCCGCGTCCCCTCACGCACCAGCGCATCGTGCTCTCCCGGCTGGACGGCGACGTGGAACGGCAGCGAGACGATCATGGCGCGCCGGCCCCATGTGTTTGCGAACTCCAGGCGGATGCGGTGCGCGCCGGGATAAAGCCTTCTCCCGTAGTCCAGGGAATACCTTCCCGGCTTCATGCGCGAGGCCGTGACGGGGATGTTGTCCAGGGTGACACGGATCGTCGAGTCGTCGATATCGACGCCCGGGGCGCCGGGGTCCAGGAGGAGCATTATCGCGGGCTCGCGGTCTTTGAGCAGATTTTTCAGATAGCCGGTATTCTCCACGCGGCAGTTTATCTGCGCCCGGGCGGACGGTACGCCGCGCCGGAAGTATTCGGACACGGCATTGAAGTACGCCCCCGCCTCGTGCTCCCGGTACTGCGCGTCGCGCAGGTGGATCGCGTGGCGCTCGTCGGAGAAAAATCCCGCTTCGCCGATAATACCCGGACACAGGTCGTGCGTCTCCCTGAGCATCATGGACCCCGTTTCGGGAAAGACCGAAAAGTCGCTGAGCACGCTTCCCCGCGCGTCCATGATGCGATGAAACTCACCCAGGAGCAGGTTTGCAAAATCGAATGACGCGGGGCTCACCCCCGGGCTTCCCCAGACGAGCACGCACGGGTAATTGACGCCGTCCATGCGTCGCATGGTCCCGTTGTGATGAACGCTAAGGAAAAGGTCCGGGGAAAATTCCCGCGCCATCCGGACGCGCTCGATGAGCGGAACGTCGAGGTCCTTTTCCCTCGCGAGCGCGACGACCGCGCCGGCGCCTCTGAGCATGGACGCGAGGTGGAGCGAGACCGCGAGGTTGACCTCTTCCTCGGTGAGGCCGCCCGGCCCGCTGCGGAAGCTGTCCGCCGCGGCCGTTCCCCCGTGCCCGGGATCGATGAATATTTTCTTGCCCTTGAGCCAGGTGTGGGAGCCCACGGTTATGTTCCCCTGGTATTTTTTTTCGCACGCGGCGAAGACGAGCACACACGCGCACGCGATCAGTAGTTTACGCGACCTTAATGGGACCATGGGCCCTCCCTTCCACGAATTGCCTGAGGCGTTCGTCGCCGCTCGCCATGAGCTCCGCCGGCGCGCCGTCGAACACGATGACCCCGTCCAGGAGCATCGCGACACGGTCCGCCACGCGCGATACAGATTTCATGTCGTGGGTCACGACGACCGAGGTGATACCCAGGTCGTCGCGCATCTTCCGGATGAGCCGGTCCACCGAGCCCGCGGTGATGGGGTCCACGCCGGTGGTGGGCTCGTCGTAGAGCATGATCTCCGGCTTCATCGCGATCGAGCGGGCGAGTCCCACGCGCTTTTGAGTCCCCCCGGAGATTTCCGAAGGCATTTTGTCCTCGATGCCGCGCAGTCCCACCATGCCCAGGAGCTCCGGCACGCGGCGCGCGATCTCTTCCTCGGGCACGTGTTTCCTGCGAAGCCCGAAGGCGATGTTGTCATAAATGGACAGGGAATCAAAGAGGGCCGCGCCCTGGAAGAGTATGCCGTAGCGCGACTGGAGGGCGATGCGCGTCATCTCGTCGGAACCGGTGAACGGGACTCCCTCGACGAAAATATCCCCGGAGTCGGGCCGAATGATGCCGACAAGGTGCTTCAGGATGACCGATTTCCCCGAGCCGCTCTTCCCGATTACACAGAGGATCTCCCCCTCGTACACCGAAAGGTTCACGCCCGCGAGCACGGTCTTCCCCGCGAATCCCTTGTGCAGATCGACGATCCTGATTTTTTCCTTCATGATTGGGCGCATGCCCCGAATCCGGGCAGGCACAATGATACCGCGGAAGAGATTGAAATCAACCCAAAAACAGGCCGGCTATTCGGTGTCCCGGAAAAAGTCGAACACCGCGGGGAGCTCCGAGTCCCAGTACGCGAAATCGTGCGCCGCGCCTGCATCAAGATGCAGTACCGTGCGCAAGAGGGGATAGTGCGCGCGCAGCGCGTTGTAGAAAATTTCGGTCTGCGCGTACGGGCACACCGCGTCCTTTTTCCCGTGGCCAAGATAGAGCGGCATGCGCCACTCCGCGATCGAGGTGAGCGGGTTATCAACAGCCTTCCAGCGCGCGCCGTTCTGCGCGAACG
This genomic stretch from Spirochaetota bacterium harbors:
- a CDS encoding sigma-70 family RNA polymerase sigma factor; amino-acid sequence: MPGIAEGRDLFVDVYERYYGLIYSTAYAKLGNADDAMDAAQEVFIRFHGKSSEVREPRTWLYGTLRNVVFDMMKKKKPDLTEGEMDDLGVVFVNGFRDTRLMIKEALESEANFIDENDRVLFELVASYDFTYREAGAQLGMSERQAKYRFGLAVRRLTEHFRARGITNLEDLL
- a CDS encoding ATP-binding cassette domain-containing protein, yielding MKEKIRIVDLHKGFAGKTVLAGVNLSVYEGEILCVIGKSGSGKSVILKHLVGIIRPDSGDIFVEGVPFTGSDEMTRIALQSRYGILFQGAALFDSLSIYDNIAFGLRRKHVPEEEIARRVPELLGMVGLRGIEDKMPSEISGGTQKRVGLARSIAMKPEIMLYDEPTTGVDPITAGSVDRLIRKMRDDLGITSVVVTHDMKSVSRVADRVAMLLDGVIVFDGAPAELMASGDERLRQFVEGRAHGPIKVA
- a CDS encoding N-acetylmuramoyl-L-alanine amidase → MVPLRSRKLLIACACVLVFAACEKKYQGNITVGSHTWLKGKKIFIDPGHGGTAAADSFRSGPGGLTEEEVNLAVSLHLASMLRGAGAVVALAREKDLDVPLIERVRMAREFSPDLFLSVHHNGTMRRMDGVNYPCVLVWGSPGVSPASFDFANLLLGEFHRIMDARGSVLSDFSVFPETGSMMLRETHDLCPGIIGEAGFFSDERHAIHLRDAQYREHEAGAYFNAVSEYFRRGVPSARAQINCRVENTGYLKNLLKDREPAIMLLLDPGAPGVDIDDSTIRVTLDNIPVTASRMKPGRYSLDYGRRLYPGAHRIRLEFANTWGRRAMIVSLPFHVAVQPGEHDALVREGTRLASYYYTAREGLKMLQAALSMTVTAPDADMLLWRIAQGFGLIGAQETSRYYFSKIAYFYPQSEYQGMIGRYTGDLRYPVEYHGKEIQFTEDCPACPSKNTVREIPVIEPRSVDGKQDEGFYLLEKAKALFRSLREQVESWWTK
- a CDS encoding type II toxin-antitoxin system Phd/YefM family antitoxin, which gives rise to MQTRHEQYIIDKNGEKSAVILPIDEYHELLEDIHDLAVIAERRDAGTISLAELKKRIK
- a CDS encoding type II toxin-antitoxin system RelE/ParE family toxin; the encoded protein is MELLGGDPRPQGSRKLVDTISSYRIRIGDYRVIYQIDDDARVVTVMHVRHRKDAYT